One Bosea sp. 124 genomic window, TCGCCGGTCACCGCCATGAAGCGGTCGATCTCGGATTCGGTCTGGACGATGGTGCCCATATGATGATGGTAGACGAGCTGGAGGCCGTATTCGGCCTTCACCGCTTGCGCGAAGTTGGTGTAGCGCGCCCCGAAATCGGCCCAAGCCTCCTTCACCAGCACCGGGCGAGCGGAAAGCGGCTTGGCGATGTCGGAATGGATCGCGTTCGAGGTCTCGGCCGCGATCAGCACGGTGCAACCCATGTCGCGCAGCAGGGTGGCATGGGCCTTCACGGCGTCCATCTCCGCGGCGACGTCGCGGACCAGCAGTTCCGTCGAATACCAGCCAGAGACGAGTGCGTGGCCATGCGCGTCAAGGATCCGCTTCAACCTGGCCGCCTCGCGCGGGAACTTGTTGCCGAGCTCCATGCCGGTAAAGCCGGCTGCGTGCGCTTCGCTCAGGCAGGTTTCGAGCGGGATGTCGCCGCCGATCTCCAGCATGTCGTCATTCGACCAGCC contains:
- the iolE gene encoding myo-inosose-2 dehydratase, yielding MIRIGANPIGWSNDDMLEIGGDIPLETCLSEAHAAGFTGMELGNKFPREAARLKRILDAHGHALVSGWYSTELLVRDVAAEMDAVKAHATLLRDMGCTVLIAAETSNAIHSDIAKPLSARPVLVKEAWADFGARYTNFAQAVKAEYGLQLVYHHHMGTIVQTESEIDRFMAVTGEAVGLLLDTGHATWGGGDPARIARHWKPRIHHVHCKDIREAVMWRSNKEDWSFLESVLAGVYTVPGDGLIDYVRVLKELKGYSGWIVVEAEQDPKKAEPATYAKLGHTNLSRFIKEAGLG